The following proteins are encoded in a genomic region of Oncorhynchus kisutch isolate 150728-3 linkage group LG6, Okis_V2, whole genome shotgun sequence:
- the dhrs7b gene encoding dehydrogenase/reductase SDR family member 7B isoform X2 — MERVMGGVVPLVLGGLGLVLLYRLLQRLQQGATIQDTVVVITGASSGLGRECARVFHAAKARLVLCGRDGARLQDVVQELIATAADSQQQTYTPCMVVFDLSDTVEVVAMAAKEILSCYGHVDVLINNAGISHRGNILETHISVQRDVMDTNYFGPIALTQAILPSMVRRHSGHVVVISSVQGKIAIPYRSAYAASKHATQAYFDCLRAEMERYNIQVTVVSPGYIRTNLSLNAVTCDGSKYGVLDETTALGREPKDVAQVVLKAVHHRSKEVLLAGPLPTLAIYIRTLWPALFFKVMASRARKEQKSKDE; from the exons ATGGAGCGTGTAATGGGCGGAGTGGTGCCGCTGGTCCTGGGTGGGCTGGGGCTGGTGCTGCTCTACCGGCTGCTCCAGAGGCTCCAACAGGGGGCTACCATCCAGGACACTGTAGTGGTCATCACTGGAGCCAGCTCTGGCCTGGGGAGAG aGTGTGCTCGGGTGTTCCATGCTGCCAAAGCAAGGCTGGTTCTGTGTGGCCGGGACGGAGCCAGGCTACAGGACGTAGTTCAGGAGCTCATAGCCACCGCAGCAGACAGCCAGCAGCAG ACGTACACCCCCTGTATGGTGGTATTTGACCTGTCCGACACAGTGGAGGTGGTTGCCATGGCCGCAAAGGAGATCCTGAGTTGCTACGGCCATGTGGATGTCCTCATCAACAACGCCGGCATCAGTCACCGCGGCAACATCCTGGAGACGCACATCTCCGTACAGAGGGACGTCATGGACACCAATTACTTTGGGCCCATAGCTCTAACTCAAG CCATCCTGCCCTCCATGGTTCGCCGGCACAGTGGACACGTAGTGGTCATCAGCAGTGTCCAGGGGAAGATTGCTATCCCCTACAGATCAGCTT ATGCTGCCTCCAAACACGCCACCCAGGCCTACTTTGACTGTCTGAGGGCTGAGATGGAGCGCTACAATATCCAGGTGACAGTGGTCAGCCCTGGCTACATCAGAACCAATCTGTCTCTTAACGCTGTCACGTGTGATGGCTCCAAATATGGAG TCCTGGATGAGACAACAGCTTTAGGGCGGGAACCGAAAGATGTGGCCCAAGTGGTCCTGAAGGCTGTCCATCACAGGAGTAAAGAGGTCCTTTTGGCTGGGCCCCTGCCCACTCTGGCCATCTACATTCGCACCCTGTGGCCCGCCCTCTTCTTCAAAGTCATGGCCTCTCGGGCCCGCAAGGAGCAGAAATCCAAAGATGAGTGA
- the dhrs7b gene encoding dehydrogenase/reductase SDR family member 7B isoform X1 encodes MCVTHAGTNLGPAQGKLIWTGPPDPIFPAMERVMGGVVPLVLGGLGLVLLYRLLQRLQQGATIQDTVVVITGASSGLGRECARVFHAAKARLVLCGRDGARLQDVVQELIATAADSQQQTYTPCMVVFDLSDTVEVVAMAAKEILSCYGHVDVLINNAGISHRGNILETHISVQRDVMDTNYFGPIALTQAILPSMVRRHSGHVVVISSVQGKIAIPYRSAYAASKHATQAYFDCLRAEMERYNIQVTVVSPGYIRTNLSLNAVTCDGSKYGVLDETTALGREPKDVAQVVLKAVHHRSKEVLLAGPLPTLAIYIRTLWPALFFKVMASRARKEQKSKDE; translated from the exons GCAGGGTAAACTGATTTGGACCGGACCACCCGACCCTATCTTCCCAGCCATGGAGCGTGTAATGGGCGGAGTGGTGCCGCTGGTCCTGGGTGGGCTGGGGCTGGTGCTGCTCTACCGGCTGCTCCAGAGGCTCCAACAGGGGGCTACCATCCAGGACACTGTAGTGGTCATCACTGGAGCCAGCTCTGGCCTGGGGAGAG aGTGTGCTCGGGTGTTCCATGCTGCCAAAGCAAGGCTGGTTCTGTGTGGCCGGGACGGAGCCAGGCTACAGGACGTAGTTCAGGAGCTCATAGCCACCGCAGCAGACAGCCAGCAGCAG ACGTACACCCCCTGTATGGTGGTATTTGACCTGTCCGACACAGTGGAGGTGGTTGCCATGGCCGCAAAGGAGATCCTGAGTTGCTACGGCCATGTGGATGTCCTCATCAACAACGCCGGCATCAGTCACCGCGGCAACATCCTGGAGACGCACATCTCCGTACAGAGGGACGTCATGGACACCAATTACTTTGGGCCCATAGCTCTAACTCAAG CCATCCTGCCCTCCATGGTTCGCCGGCACAGTGGACACGTAGTGGTCATCAGCAGTGTCCAGGGGAAGATTGCTATCCCCTACAGATCAGCTT ATGCTGCCTCCAAACACGCCACCCAGGCCTACTTTGACTGTCTGAGGGCTGAGATGGAGCGCTACAATATCCAGGTGACAGTGGTCAGCCCTGGCTACATCAGAACCAATCTGTCTCTTAACGCTGTCACGTGTGATGGCTCCAAATATGGAG TCCTGGATGAGACAACAGCTTTAGGGCGGGAACCGAAAGATGTGGCCCAAGTGGTCCTGAAGGCTGTCCATCACAGGAGTAAAGAGGTCCTTTTGGCTGGGCCCCTGCCCACTCTGGCCATCTACATTCGCACCCTGTGGCCCGCCCTCTTCTTCAAAGTCATGGCCTCTCGGGCCCGCAAGGAGCAGAAATCCAAAGATGAGTGA